Proteins encoded within one genomic window of Bacillus sp. 1NLA3E:
- the nikC gene encoding nickel ABC transporter permease subunit NikC, whose translation MIAKFRDRLKSQKMIFICSVILCGLFLITILAPWLAPNDPIAVNLAHKLQPPSSNYPLGTDHLGRCTLSRILFGARISLGFAMLIFMSSLSIGLIIGIIAGYKGGWVDQLLMRFGDGVMAIPNLLLVLGFVGIWGAGLKQVILGLILVQWVYYARVIRGMVLSLKEQNYIAAAKISGSSQWTIMKKHIIPNVLPSLAVMGTLEIGWAIMDLSSMSFLGLGVQPPIAEWGAMIHEGKSYIRTNPALMLYPGLMIMLVVVTFNLLGEALSERFGVIRR comes from the coding sequence ATGATTGCAAAGTTTCGTGATAGATTAAAAAGTCAAAAAATGATTTTCATCTGTTCTGTAATACTGTGCGGGTTGTTTTTAATCACGATCCTTGCTCCATGGCTTGCACCTAATGACCCCATCGCTGTTAATTTAGCTCATAAACTACAGCCACCCTCTTCGAATTACCCATTAGGAACAGATCATTTAGGTCGATGTACGTTATCACGTATCCTATTTGGCGCTCGTATTTCGCTCGGGTTTGCTATGTTGATTTTTATGTCATCTTTAAGTATTGGTTTAATCATTGGTATCATTGCTGGATATAAAGGTGGTTGGGTTGATCAATTGTTAATGAGATTCGGTGATGGGGTGATGGCGATCCCAAATCTTTTACTTGTTCTTGGTTTTGTTGGTATTTGGGGAGCTGGTCTTAAACAAGTCATTTTAGGTTTAATTCTCGTCCAATGGGTTTATTACGCAAGAGTAATCCGAGGAATGGTCCTAAGCCTGAAAGAACAAAACTATATTGCTGCAGCTAAAATAAGTGGTTCTTCTCAATGGACAATTATGAAGAAACATATCATTCCAAATGTTCTTCCATCGTTAGCGGTAATGGGAACATTAGAAATTGGGTGGGCTATTATGGATTTATCCTCCATGTCATTTCTAGGGTTAGGTGTTCAACCCCCTATAGCAGAGTGGGGAGCGATGATTCACGAAGGAAAGTCATATATCCGGACAAATCCAGCATTAATGCTTTATCCGGGTTTAATGATTATGCTAGTCGTTGTTACCTTTAATTTATTGGGAGAAGCATTATCAGAACGTTTTGGTGTTATACGACGCTAA
- the nikB gene encoding nickel ABC transporter permease subunit NikB, protein MGTYIVKRIVTIIPIFLLATLLTFGMINLSPVDPAEAYLTAAHIQPTDKVLAQKRHEFGLDQPLLVQYVNSVIKIGQFDFGLSYVTNKPVWEELSSRLPATIQLTIGSIIIAILVSIPLGFLAGIKKNSAIDHFSRFLSFLGASIPSFWLGYLLIFFFSVKLDLLPVEGIGTWKHLILPSVTLALPLIALYTRLLRASVLEILQEPYVLFARTRGIDEKIIMGKHILRIAISPMISGLGMNIGKLMTGAIIVEAVFSWPGFGRYFIEAIFNRDVPIIQCYVLLAASLFLICNLIVDLIQMYIDPRISSKGRQYQ, encoded by the coding sequence ATGGGGACTTATATCGTCAAACGAATTGTGACAATCATTCCAATTTTCCTGTTGGCTACCTTGCTAACATTTGGAATGATTAACCTATCACCAGTTGATCCTGCTGAGGCATATTTAACTGCTGCACATATCCAACCTACAGATAAGGTATTAGCCCAAAAAAGACATGAGTTTGGCTTAGATCAACCTCTCCTTGTACAATATGTGAACTCCGTTATTAAAATAGGCCAATTTGATTTTGGCCTATCTTATGTTACGAATAAACCTGTATGGGAAGAGCTTTCTTCTCGATTGCCAGCAACTATTCAGTTAACGATAGGGAGTATCATCATAGCGATCCTAGTAAGTATCCCTCTTGGTTTTTTAGCTGGTATAAAGAAGAACAGTGCAATTGACCATTTTAGTCGATTCCTCTCCTTTTTGGGGGCATCCATACCTTCCTTTTGGCTTGGATATTTACTCATTTTTTTCTTTTCTGTAAAACTAGACCTTTTACCTGTAGAAGGCATAGGAACTTGGAAACATTTAATTTTACCCTCTGTAACTTTGGCTTTACCTTTAATAGCTTTATATACTCGACTTTTACGTGCAAGTGTACTTGAAATTTTACAAGAACCATATGTTCTTTTTGCACGGACGAGAGGAATTGATGAAAAAATCATAATGGGAAAGCATATTTTAAGAATCGCCATTTCCCCTATGATTTCTGGACTTGGAATGAATATAGGGAAACTGATGACTGGAGCTATCATTGTAGAAGCAGTGTTTTCGTGGCCAGGATTTGGGCGCTATTTTATTGAGGCTATTTTTAATCGTGATGTCCCTATCATTCAATGCTATGTCCTATTAGCTGCAAGTTTATTCCTCATCTGCAACTTAATTGTCGATCTTATCCAAATGTATATTGACCCACGTATTTCTAGCAAAGGAAGGCAGTATCAATGA
- the nikA gene encoding nickel ABC transporter substrate-binding protein → MSNRINKKRFKLMSIMIVILSLALLGCSSESVEKSESTSKRDNMITFAWPRDIGELNPHVYNPSQLFAQSMVYEPLVSYQDGGELKPHLAESWKISEDGKEYLFNLRKDVKFSDGTSFNAEIVKKNFDAILKNINSHSWLGFISKIAQTEIVDEYTFKLTLKEPYYPTIQELAVVRPVRFLGEAGFPQDGDTSKGVAKPVGTGPWVLDEYKVDEFAIFKRNENYWGELPSVEKIKVKIIPDAETRVLAFEKGDLDLIYGEGVISLDSFKQLESTGSYKTSISEPVATRQLVMNTNKEQLSDIRVRQALHYGFNKQAMVEGVTSGLEEKADYILPTNLPYTSNVDVAKVNYNVKKAKQLLDEAGWKLPEGKAIREKDGKPLEIELMFNSAESIQKTMAETLQSEWAGLGVKLNIVGVELTTQVERFKKNEFELNFFSNYGAPYDPHTFVNIVATKGFGFNEAISAYPNKEELLKQIAEVKQSTDENERQKLYTEILVSLQEQGAIVPISYIKKIAIYQKDVSNFAFPANRDEHPFTSISIKE, encoded by the coding sequence ATGTCAAACCGAATAAATAAAAAAAGATTTAAACTTATGTCAATAATGATTGTTATTTTATCCTTGGCTTTACTTGGTTGTTCTAGTGAATCAGTAGAAAAATCAGAATCTACCAGTAAAAGAGACAATATGATTACTTTTGCTTGGCCCAGGGATATAGGTGAATTGAATCCACATGTTTACAATCCATCTCAATTATTTGCTCAATCTATGGTATATGAACCTTTAGTTAGCTACCAGGATGGAGGAGAGCTAAAACCGCATTTAGCGGAATCTTGGAAAATTTCTGAAGATGGCAAAGAATATTTGTTCAATTTACGTAAAGATGTGAAGTTTTCTGATGGGACAAGTTTTAATGCAGAAATAGTGAAAAAGAACTTTGATGCTATTTTAAAAAATATAAATTCGCATAGTTGGTTAGGATTTATTTCAAAAATCGCTCAAACAGAAATCGTAGATGAGTATACGTTTAAATTAACATTAAAAGAACCGTATTACCCTACTATTCAGGAGTTAGCTGTCGTACGCCCGGTTCGATTCCTAGGAGAAGCTGGATTTCCACAAGATGGTGACACTTCAAAAGGTGTAGCAAAACCAGTCGGGACAGGCCCATGGGTATTGGATGAATACAAAGTAGATGAATTTGCTATTTTTAAACGTAATGAAAATTATTGGGGCGAGCTCCCAAGTGTAGAGAAAATTAAAGTCAAAATCATTCCCGACGCGGAAACACGCGTACTTGCTTTTGAAAAAGGTGATTTAGACCTTATATATGGTGAGGGTGTTATCAGTTTAGATTCCTTCAAACAATTAGAATCCACAGGCTCCTATAAGACTAGTATTTCAGAACCAGTCGCCACTCGACAACTAGTTATGAATACGAATAAAGAACAGCTTTCTGATATACGTGTTCGTCAAGCATTACATTATGGATTTAATAAACAAGCAATGGTAGAGGGCGTGACATCTGGTTTGGAAGAGAAGGCTGACTATATCTTACCAACAAACTTACCATACACATCAAATGTTGATGTTGCCAAGGTTAATTACAATGTTAAGAAAGCAAAACAATTATTAGATGAAGCAGGCTGGAAGTTGCCAGAAGGTAAAGCTATTCGTGAAAAAGATGGGAAACCACTTGAGATCGAGTTAATGTTCAACTCAGCTGAATCAATCCAAAAAACAATGGCTGAAACATTACAGTCTGAGTGGGCGGGATTAGGTGTAAAACTAAATATTGTCGGAGTTGAGCTTACCACTCAAGTAGAAAGATTCAAAAAAAATGAGTTCGAATTGAATTTCTTTAGTAACTATGGTGCTCCATATGACCCACATACCTTCGTAAACATTGTTGCCACAAAAGGATTTGGATTTAATGAAGCGATTTCAGCTTATCCTAATAAGGAGGAGTTACTGAAACAAATAGCTGAGGTTAAACAATCCACTGATGAAAATGAACGTCAAAAACTATACACTGAAATTTTAGTTTCACTACAAGAGCAAGGTGCAATTGTACCGATTTCTTATATTAAGAAAATTGCAATCTATCAAAAGGATGTTTCTAATTTCGCATTCCCTGCTAACCGAGATGAACATCCATTTACAAGTATTAGTATCAAAGAGTAA
- a CDS encoding GNAT family N-acetyltransferase, giving the protein MTINIKKCGLEDLHTLQEISYETFNETFMHQNSPENMKVYLERALNLKQLEKELINISSQFFFVYFKNEVAGYLKVNIDGAQTEKMGNESLEIERIYIRSKFQKHGLGKYLLNTAMEIAIERNKKKIWLGVWEKNENALAFYKKMGFVQAGAHSFYMGDEEQIDFIMTKTTAQNYNY; this is encoded by the coding sequence ATGACTATAAATATAAAAAAGTGTGGCCTTGAAGATTTGCACACACTTCAAGAAATTAGTTATGAAACATTTAATGAAACATTTATGCATCAGAACTCACCCGAAAATATGAAAGTCTATTTGGAAAGGGCATTAAACTTAAAACAATTAGAAAAAGAATTAATCAATATTTCTTCGCAATTCTTTTTTGTTTATTTTAAAAATGAAGTGGCTGGATATTTAAAGGTCAATATCGATGGTGCTCAAACTGAAAAAATGGGCAATGAATCACTTGAAATCGAAAGGATTTATATCAGGAGTAAATTTCAAAAACACGGGCTTGGCAAATATCTGCTAAATACAGCTATGGAAATTGCTATAGAACGTAATAAAAAGAAAATCTGGCTAGGTGTATGGGAAAAAAATGAAAATGCTCTTGCTTTTTATAAGAAAATGGGGTTTGTCCAAGCTGGAGCCCACTCTTTTTATATGGGTGATGAAGAACAGATAGACTTTATAATGACCAAAACTACTGCACAAAATTATAATTACTAA
- a CDS encoding MarR family winged helix-turn-helix transcriptional regulator, with product MKEILREIGMIARALDSISNIEFKEFDLTKGQYLYLVRICENPGIIQEKLAEMIKVDRTTAARAIKKLEMNGFIEKKDDQHNKKIKKLFPTEKGQKVYPFIKREHDYSDTVALEGFSEREVETIFNLLQKVRKNIEKDWEFVKKGNKRNY from the coding sequence ATGAAAGAAATTTTACGAGAAATTGGAATGATAGCAAGGGCATTAGATTCTATAAGTAATATAGAATTTAAAGAATTTGACCTTACAAAAGGGCAGTATTTATACCTTGTCCGTATATGTGAAAACCCGGGAATTATTCAGGAAAAGTTAGCTGAGATGATAAAAGTAGATCGAACAACAGCTGCTCGTGCTATAAAAAAGCTTGAAATGAATGGTTTTATTGAAAAGAAAGACGATCAACATAACAAGAAAATAAAGAAGCTCTTTCCTACAGAAAAAGGGCAAAAAGTTTATCCTTTTATCAAAAGAGAACATGATTATTCCGATACTGTTGCATTAGAGGGTTTTTCCGAAAGAGAAGTAGAAACCATTTTCAATCTTCTTCAAAAGGTAAGGAAAAATATAGAAAAAGACTGGGAATTTGTAAAAAAGGGAAACAAGAGAAATTATTGA
- a CDS encoding GNAT family N-acetyltransferase, with translation MNVKRITIDEDLRAAFAIRKQVFVKEQGVPLEDEFDQFDTLNGHCQHILVHYNEQPVGTGRIRFLHGVGKLERICILKPYRKFGLGKIVIKTLEEIAEERGASQVKLHGQTQAEGFYKKLGFRTSSTIFMEDGIPHILMLKELSSKK, from the coding sequence ATGAATGTAAAAAGAATAACGATTGATGAAGATTTAAGGGCAGCATTTGCTATTCGGAAACAAGTATTTGTGAAAGAACAAGGCGTACCACTAGAAGATGAATTTGATCAATTTGATACACTCAATGGACATTGCCAACACATATTAGTCCATTACAATGAACAACCGGTCGGTACGGGAAGGATAAGGTTTTTGCATGGAGTAGGAAAATTGGAGAGAATCTGCATTCTTAAACCTTACCGTAAATTTGGTCTTGGAAAAATCGTTATAAAAACGTTAGAAGAAATAGCGGAAGAACGGGGAGCCTCGCAGGTTAAATTACATGGACAAACGCAGGCAGAAGGATTTTATAAAAAACTAGGGTTTAGGACTTCTTCTACAATCTTTATGGAAGATGGAATCCCACATATTCTCATGCTCAAAGAATTATCTTCTAAAAAATGA
- a CDS encoding GNAT family N-acetyltransferase, producing the protein MIRRLNENDQEVCFKLIKTMPAENLFIIGDIEAYGFDQEFQKVWGEFNESGELVAVLLKFEENYIPFAAESFNAMGFAEIMSNDPDFKMMSGLKEFTEQIEPFLKQELKRKRQSYYAKCTKLDGNINNIDLKSVQKALSKDAEALVELINSIPEFESTLTVERKYRELKDGTSRSFFILADGKMVSTASTAAENSMSAMVVAVATLENYKKKGNATKCMLKLCNELLLEGKDLCLFYDNPEAGAIYKKIGFKDIGFWMMYTYK; encoded by the coding sequence ATGATTAGAAGACTTAACGAAAATGACCAAGAGGTTTGTTTTAAATTGATAAAAACTATGCCAGCTGAAAATTTATTTATCATTGGCGACATTGAAGCATATGGGTTTGACCAAGAATTCCAAAAAGTTTGGGGAGAATTTAATGAAAGTGGAGAGCTAGTAGCTGTTTTGTTAAAATTCGAGGAAAACTATATTCCATTTGCGGCGGAATCCTTTAATGCTATGGGATTCGCAGAAATTATGTCTAATGATCCTGATTTTAAAATGATGTCCGGATTAAAGGAATTTACTGAACAAATTGAGCCCTTCCTGAAACAAGAGCTTAAGAGGAAGAGGCAAAGTTATTATGCTAAATGTACAAAACTAGATGGTAATATAAATAATATAGATTTAAAAAGTGTTCAAAAAGCCCTTTCTAAAGATGCAGAAGCCCTTGTTGAATTGATAAACTCAATTCCAGAGTTTGAATCAACCCTAACAGTAGAAAGAAAATATCGTGAATTGAAGGATGGAACTTCGCGTTCATTTTTTATTTTAGCAGATGGAAAAATGGTATCAACAGCATCAACTGCAGCAGAAAATTCTATGTCCGCAATGGTTGTAGCTGTCGCTACATTAGAAAACTATAAGAAAAAGGGCAATGCAACCAAATGTATGCTCAAGCTTTGTAATGAACTGTTACTCGAAGGGAAAGATCTCTGTTTGTTCTATGATAATCCTGAAGCTGGAGCAATCTATAAAAAAATCGGATTTAAAGATATAGGATTCTGGATGATGTATACATATAAATAG
- the nasC gene encoding assimilatory nitrate reductase catalytic subunit NasC, translated as MTELLLKYFRMKQQEVQSEKVYDTQCPYCSMQCKMQLIEQSIVTRKKHTTIGKDNPTSEGRLCIKGINAHQHAFHDDRIKHPLFKVDGKFVRISWEEALNHIKENFNKIQSEDGMNALAVYGSASITNEEAYLLGKFARVALKTKYIDYNGRLCMSAAASAASQTFGMDRGLTNALTEVPFARCIILAGTNIAECQPTIMPYFQKAKENGAYIIAIDPRETATTKIADLHLKVKPGTDAALANGLLKVIIEENYIDEDFVAERVNGFEEVKVHVSSLNLAEIGQLTGIPVDQIRKAAVVFGREETGMIFTARGVEQQTDGSIAVRNLLNILIATGKIGKPSSGYGAITGQGNGQGAREHGQKADQLPGYRSIENKEHREYIAGVWGINEDELPGKGVSAYEMMEKVHEGEITGMLLMCSNPVVSNPNANFVKEALKKLKFFVVVDLFVSETAKLANLILPTTSYLEDEGTMTNLEGRVTLREASYPIPGEAKHDWQIICDIARVLGKGKYFSFSSTEEIFNELRVASRGGMADYYGITYERLRAEGGILWPCPEIDHKGTKRIFETSFPLPDGKASMIVVPNNPAVPKEQPNEDFPLYLTTGRIMSHYLTGVQTRKSPSLAARNFESFMEIHPTTALKYRIQDHSLVKIESRRGSIIVRSKWSEAIRQDTVFIPIHWDDSQNVNRLVSKELDPTCRMPGFKVSAVKVSTVTDF; from the coding sequence TTGACTGAGTTGTTATTAAAATACTTTCGGATGAAGCAGCAGGAAGTTCAATCAGAAAAAGTATATGATACACAATGTCCCTATTGCAGTATGCAATGTAAAATGCAATTGATTGAACAATCAATTGTTACAAGGAAAAAGCACACGACAATTGGAAAGGACAATCCAACTTCCGAGGGGCGTTTATGTATTAAAGGGATCAATGCACATCAGCATGCTTTTCATGATGACAGAATCAAGCATCCATTATTTAAGGTGGATGGTAAATTTGTTCGTATTTCCTGGGAGGAAGCACTGAATCATATTAAAGAAAATTTCAACAAAATTCAATCTGAAGATGGTATGAATGCACTAGCAGTTTATGGCAGTGCCTCGATTACGAATGAAGAGGCGTATTTACTCGGTAAATTTGCACGTGTGGCATTAAAAACAAAATACATTGATTATAACGGCCGTTTATGTATGTCCGCAGCTGCTTCGGCAGCAAGCCAAACGTTCGGAATGGATCGGGGGCTGACTAACGCCTTAACAGAAGTTCCATTCGCACGGTGTATTATTTTAGCTGGTACGAACATTGCCGAATGTCAGCCGACCATTATGCCATATTTTCAGAAAGCGAAGGAAAATGGCGCGTATATTATCGCCATTGATCCACGAGAAACGGCTACGACAAAAATCGCGGATTTGCACTTAAAAGTAAAACCGGGAACGGATGCTGCCTTAGCGAATGGACTTTTAAAAGTCATCATCGAAGAAAACTATATCGATGAAGACTTTGTTGCTGAAAGAGTGAACGGCTTTGAGGAAGTGAAGGTGCATGTATCTTCATTGAACTTAGCAGAAATTGGCCAACTGACCGGTATTCCAGTCGATCAAATTCGCAAAGCGGCTGTGGTATTCGGTCGTGAGGAAACGGGTATGATTTTTACAGCAAGAGGAGTGGAACAACAAACAGATGGGTCTATAGCTGTTCGGAATTTACTGAATATTCTTATTGCTACAGGTAAAATAGGGAAGCCTTCCTCCGGTTATGGAGCAATCACTGGTCAGGGGAATGGGCAGGGAGCTCGGGAGCACGGTCAAAAGGCAGATCAGCTTCCGGGGTATCGCTCGATTGAAAACAAAGAACATCGGGAGTATATTGCCGGTGTGTGGGGAATCAACGAAGACGAGCTACCGGGCAAAGGGGTATCAGCTTACGAAATGATGGAGAAAGTTCATGAAGGCGAGATTACCGGTATGCTTCTAATGTGTTCTAATCCCGTCGTTTCTAATCCGAACGCGAATTTCGTCAAGGAGGCATTGAAGAAATTAAAGTTTTTTGTGGTAGTCGATTTATTTGTTTCCGAAACTGCTAAGCTAGCAAATCTTATTTTGCCAACTACATCTTATTTAGAGGATGAGGGCACCATGACCAATCTGGAAGGGAGAGTAACACTGAGGGAAGCGAGTTATCCGATTCCGGGAGAAGCTAAGCATGACTGGCAAATTATTTGTGACATCGCCCGTGTTCTTGGAAAAGGGAAATATTTTTCCTTTTCATCTACGGAAGAGATATTTAATGAATTAAGGGTAGCGAGCCGCGGTGGAATGGCTGACTACTACGGTATTACGTATGAGCGCTTAAGGGCGGAGGGTGGCATCTTGTGGCCGTGCCCAGAAATAGACCATAAAGGGACAAAACGAATATTTGAAACATCTTTTCCGCTTCCTGATGGGAAGGCGTCTATGATTGTTGTTCCAAATAACCCGGCTGTTCCGAAAGAACAACCGAATGAAGATTTTCCACTCTATTTGACGACAGGAAGGATTATGTCACATTATTTAACAGGGGTACAAACAAGAAAAAGTCCGTCATTAGCAGCAAGAAATTTCGAATCATTCATGGAAATTCATCCTACAACAGCGCTGAAATACCGAATTCAAGATCATTCTTTAGTGAAGATTGAATCTAGACGAGGAAGCATTATTGTCAGAAGCAAATGGTCAGAAGCGATCCGTCAAGACACGGTTTTTATCCCCATTCATTGGGACGATTCCCAAAATGTCAATCGCCTCGTGTCAAAAGAATTAGACCCAACATGCAGAATGCCGGGGTTTAAAGTCAGTGCCGTTAAAGTCAGTACTGTTACAGACTTTTAA
- the nirB gene encoding nitrite reductase large subunit NirB: MTKQKLVLIGNGMAGVRCIEEIIKNDPDAFEITIFGSEPHANYNRILLSTVLQGMTSVEDITINDRDWYEEHHIQLFTGETVIKINKEKKLVRSDKDREVSYDKLILATGSVPFHLPLPGADKEGVIAFRTIEDCRKMIETSKKYKKAVVIGGGLLGLEAARGLLNLGMEVNVVHIARYLMERQLDPTAAKMLQKELESQGMNFLLEKETQKIIGNQRVEGLRFKDGTEVEADLVVMAVGVRPNVQLAKDSGIETNRAIIVNDYLKTNTPNVYAVGECVEHRGMVYGLVKPLYEQGQVLAKHICGIDCKGYEGSILSTHLKISGVNVFSVGQFAGGKTTKEITIFDELVGIYKKIVFQDSKMVGAVLFGDTRDGTRLLEMIIKKKDVLDAEKVLLLQSSNGDEHSVASMAYSEIICNCNIVTKGMIIEAVQKEGLSTIEQVKTCTKASGSCGGCKRLVTDLLSYIQSDEHDEEMEQKSMCSCTSLMEDEVVHEMQLLGLTSVEEVMDKLEWENKQGCSTCRPALNYYLGMIFPEYESKQEILFVSERMNATVQDNGTYSVIPQMFGGMTTAEQLRKIANVAEKYAISNVAVTSEQRIHLMGIKSEDLSGVWADLNMPLSSTYKNMVQNVKTCIGEHVCQCNKYPSLKLAVKLEKKTEFVTTPYRVKIGVSSCMHNGAGSTTKDIGVIGTDRGWEIYVGGSSGRNVRVGELLCVAGTKDEAMEVISGFIQYYRETGNYLERTWEWLERLGLIHVREVLFDQELRHQLLKRLDEDKSWRKRMAQKG, encoded by the coding sequence ATGACTAAACAAAAACTAGTTTTAATAGGGAACGGTATGGCGGGTGTGCGTTGTATTGAGGAAATAATAAAGAATGATCCTGATGCTTTTGAGATTACTATTTTCGGAAGTGAACCGCACGCCAATTATAATCGAATTTTATTGTCGACCGTGCTGCAGGGCATGACGTCGGTCGAAGATATTACGATAAATGATCGTGATTGGTATGAAGAGCATCATATTCAATTGTTTACAGGAGAAACGGTGATAAAAATCAATAAAGAAAAAAAACTGGTACGGTCGGATAAAGACCGGGAAGTTTCATATGACAAACTGATCTTGGCAACTGGTTCTGTTCCATTTCATCTTCCGCTTCCGGGTGCGGATAAAGAAGGGGTTATCGCATTTCGAACGATTGAAGACTGCCGGAAAATGATTGAAACCTCGAAAAAATATAAAAAAGCAGTTGTGATCGGGGGTGGATTATTGGGTTTAGAAGCAGCGAGAGGACTGTTGAATCTTGGGATGGAAGTGAATGTAGTTCATATTGCCCGCTATTTAATGGAAAGGCAGCTTGATCCAACTGCTGCCAAAATGCTGCAAAAAGAGTTGGAAAGTCAAGGAATGAACTTTCTTTTAGAAAAGGAGACACAAAAGATTATCGGAAACCAACGGGTAGAGGGTTTGCGTTTTAAGGACGGAACGGAAGTGGAGGCTGACTTGGTCGTGATGGCTGTAGGGGTTAGGCCGAATGTTCAGTTAGCAAAGGACAGCGGCATTGAAACAAACCGTGCCATCATTGTGAATGACTATTTGAAGACCAATACTCCTAATGTTTACGCTGTTGGGGAATGCGTGGAACACAGGGGAATGGTGTACGGGTTGGTCAAACCCCTTTATGAGCAGGGGCAAGTACTGGCCAAACACATTTGCGGTATCGATTGTAAAGGTTATGAAGGATCGATTTTATCCACGCACCTAAAGATTTCGGGTGTTAATGTATTTTCAGTCGGCCAGTTTGCGGGGGGGAAAACAACAAAGGAGATTACCATCTTTGATGAATTAGTCGGTATTTATAAAAAGATCGTCTTTCAAGACAGTAAAATGGTTGGAGCTGTATTGTTTGGAGATACGCGGGATGGAACAAGGCTGTTGGAGATGATTATTAAGAAAAAAGATGTGTTGGATGCAGAAAAAGTCCTTTTGCTTCAGTCGTCAAATGGAGACGAACATTCGGTTGCTTCCATGGCGTATAGCGAAATCATTTGTAATTGTAACATAGTGACAAAAGGAATGATCATCGAGGCGGTTCAAAAGGAAGGCCTATCAACGATTGAACAGGTCAAAACATGTACGAAAGCCTCTGGTTCATGCGGAGGTTGTAAGCGGTTGGTAACGGATCTTCTTTCCTATATCCAGAGTGACGAACATGATGAGGAAATGGAACAAAAGTCGATGTGCTCCTGTACATCGCTAATGGAAGACGAAGTGGTGCACGAGATGCAGCTGCTGGGATTGACTTCAGTGGAAGAAGTGATGGATAAACTTGAATGGGAAAACAAGCAAGGCTGTTCAACGTGTCGACCTGCCTTGAACTATTATTTAGGAATGATTTTTCCAGAGTATGAAAGTAAACAAGAGATTCTTTTCGTTAGCGAAAGAATGAATGCAACCGTTCAGGATAATGGTACGTACTCAGTTATTCCGCAAATGTTTGGCGGCATGACAACCGCAGAGCAATTACGAAAAATTGCAAATGTGGCTGAAAAATACGCTATATCAAATGTGGCAGTTACCAGCGAACAAAGAATACATTTAATGGGTATTAAGAGTGAAGACTTGTCAGGTGTATGGGCCGATTTGAACATGCCTTTAAGTTCTACGTATAAAAATATGGTTCAAAATGTAAAAACGTGTATTGGCGAACATGTTTGCCAATGTAATAAATATCCATCTCTAAAGTTGGCAGTCAAATTAGAGAAGAAAACAGAATTTGTAACGACTCCATATCGTGTCAAAATCGGTGTATCTTCTTGCATGCATAATGGGGCGGGTTCGACAACAAAGGATATCGGGGTAATTGGGACTGACAGAGGGTGGGAAATTTATGTCGGTGGCAGCAGTGGGCGCAATGTAAGAGTCGGAGAATTGCTATGTGTTGCGGGGACAAAAGATGAAGCGATGGAGGTTATCAGCGGTTTTATCCAATATTATCGAGAGACAGGCAATTATTTGGAGCGTACTTGGGAGTGGCTGGAACGACTTGGCTTAATCCATGTAAGGGAAGTGCTATTTGATCAAGAGCTTCGTCATCAGCTGTTAAAGAGGTTAGATGAGGATAAGTCTTGGAGAAAGAGGATGGCTCAAAAGGGATAA